The DNA sequence GGAGGCGGGCTTACCACCAGGGGTACTGAACATCTTGCATGGCTACGGCCATCGGCTGGGTACAGCCCTCACCAGCCACCCTCAGGTAAAGGCCATCTCTTTTACGGGCAGTACCCGCACTGGTGCCGAAATAGCACGCGTAGCAGCACCGCTTTTCAAAAAGTTATCCTTGGAGTTGGGAGGCAAGAACCCGAACCTCATTTTTGCGGATTGCGATTATGATAAAATGCTCCGTACTACGGTACGTTCTTCGTTTGCCAACCAGGGGCAAATTTGTCTTTGTGGGTCACGAATTTTTGTAGAAGCATCCTTGTATGATCAGTTTAAAGCCGATTTTGTTGAAAAAGTGAAGGCGCTGAAAGTAGGGGCCCCTACGGCTGCTGATACCAAGGTGGGAGCCGTGGTTTCGCAAGCACACTATGAAAAAATTCTTTCGTATATTCAGCTTGCGCAAGAGGAAGGCGGACGTATACTGTGTGGTGGAGCCCCTGTACAACTGGACGGAGAATACGCTAATGGTTGGTACATTGCACCCACTGTTATTGAAGGACTAGCCCACGATTGCCGCACGAACCAGGAGGAGATTTTTGGCCCCGTGGTGACCATTATGCCTTTTGAAACCGAGGAGGAAGTGCTACAATACGCCAATAGCACGGAATACGGACTAGCAGCCACCATCTGGACGCAAAAGCTGGATCGTGCCCATAAACTGGCCCGAGAATTAGAAGCTGGCATTGTCTGGATCAATACCTGGCTCAAGCGCGACCTGCGCACGCCCTTCGGTGGGGTGAAGAACTCCGGTGTCGGTCGGGAAGGCGGTTTTGAGGCCTTACGCTTTTTTACCGAACCTAAGAATGTTTGTTTGGATTTTGAATAAAAAACATTGTCAGACTATGTCAAAATTACTGCCCAAATTTAATTTCAAAGAATGGATTGAGGAAAACCGCCATCTGTTGAAGCCACCCGTTGGCAACAAAGCAGTTTGGGCCAATGGTGAGTACATCGTCATGGTCGTAGGCGGCCCCAATGCCCGTAAAGACTATCACCTGAATGCAACCCCCGAATTCTTCTACCAGGTAGAGGGCGACATTACCCTCAAGGTGATCGACGAAGGGGTGCCCAAGGATATCCATATCCGCGAAGGCGAGATTTATTTGTTGCCTTCCAATATTCCTCATTCACCGCAGCGTGGCCCCAACACCGTAGGTTTGGTCATCGAGCAGCAACGACCCGAAGGTACGGACGATGGCTTGGCCTGGTTCTGTGAAAACTGTGGCAACGAACTCTACCGGGAAGCCTTCACTTTGGAAAATATTGAGACGGATATGCCGGTTATCTTTGATCGTTATTATTCGAACCTCGACCTGCGGACCTGCGATAATTGTGGTACCGTGATGGAGCCACCGACCAAAAAAACAGCTTAATAAAGCGCCTTTTAAAAGCCCCAACTTATGCGTATTAACGGACATTCTCATTTGCTTCCTTATCCGGAACAGATTCCGGCTTTTATGAAGGAAAAAGAGATCTTCTGGATCGATGAAGATCGCAAGTTTATGTTGCAGAAAAACTGGAAGCGTCCGGTCACGGATTCCAGCTTTTTCTTGCACGAAAAGCTGGAATGGATGGCCAGAAACCAGATCGACCACGCGGTCGTTTTGAACCTGTCGCAACTTTACGGCAACGGCCTGCGCATGGAGGAGATGAAGCAGGTACTACGCTGGCAAAACGATTTCAACGCCCGCATACAAGCTGATCATCCCGACAAGTTTAGTTGTGGTTTTGTGATCCATGCCGGCTTTGTGCGTTCGGCCTTGTGGGAGATCGAACGGTGTGTGGAAGAACTGGACTTGCGGGTCTTATGTCTACCTACGCATTACCTGGATTCTACGGGTACCTGGCGAACTATTTTCGATCCCGAGACAGAGCCCATCTTTGAGCTGGCCAATCATTATGGCCTGGCGGTTGAAATTCATCCTTACGATGGTGAAAAATTCATCCAACTTGAAAACACAGCCTGGCGTTTTCACTTGGTGTGGATGCTGGCCCAGTGTGCCGATTCTTACCATTTCTTTACCTTGAATGGTTACCATATCCGCTATCCGAATATGCGTACTTGTTTTGCCCACGGCGGGCAGCTGGCTCAGATCAACCTCGGTCGCCGAATTCAGGGCTTTGATGGCCGACCTGATTTGTTTGAAGGCAAGGCGCACCCCCGTAAGGCCGTGGGGCATCCTAATATTTTCTTTGACACCCTGGTGCACGATACGCTTTCGCTGGACTTAATGATCAAACGCAACAAGGGTGCGGACCAAATCATGGTGGGATTAGATGATCCTTATCCGTTGGGGGAAATGGAAAGTACACCACAATCATCTTACCCCGGAAAATTATTGGACCTAGCGGTTGCGGAAGGAATTATCACCAGTGAACAACAGCAAGAAATGTGGGAAGCCAATGTTTTGCGTTGGTTGGGGGCTGATAAGAATGAAGCGATGATGAATCGGATAAAGGGCTCTCAAGCGATGCCTGCTTAATATCGTCAACCTGATTCCACCTCCTCCTCTCCTCTCCGTAGGATAGGGTTTAAAACCCTATCCTACGGAGAGGAGAGGATCGAATTTTTTTTACTTACGATTATGACCTACCAAACTACAAGGGAATACGCCCAAACCCAAGACGAGAAAGATCCACTGTGCGGGTTTCGGCAACGATTCCACTTGCCTCACCAAAATAATGGTGAACCCTTCATTTACCTGTGTGGTAATTCGCTGGGCCTTCAACCCAAGACTACTAAAGCGGCCATTGAACAGGAATTGCTCGACTGGCAAAACCTCGGGGTAGAAGGCCACTTGCACGCACAAAACCCTTGGTTGCCCTACCATGAATTTCTGACCGAAAAGATGGCGGAGATAGTGGGTGCCAAACCTATAGAGGTGGTGATGATGAACACCCTTACGGTGAATTTACACCTGATGATGGTATCCTTTTATCGCCCGCAAGGTAAGCGTACCAAGATTTTGATGGAAGCCGATGCTTTTCCTTCAGATCGTTATGCTATTAGCTCTCAATTGAAATTTCATGGCTACGATCCTTCTGAGCATTTGTTGGAGTTGAAGGCGCGTGCGGGGGAAGTGTTGGTCAGAGAAGAAGACATCGCTAAGATACTGGAAGAGCAAGGTGCAGAAATAGCGCTGGTCTTGCTGGGGAATACCAATTACTACACCGGGCAGTTTTTTGATATGCCCGAAATCACCAAGTTGGCCCATGCGCAAGGTTGCATGGTTGGTTTTGATTGTGCCCACGGCGCAGGAAATGTACCCTTGGAATTGCACGCTAGCGGTGCCGATTTTGCGGTTTGGTGTTCATACAAATACCTTAATTCTGGTCCTGGAAGCGTTTCGGGATGCTTCGTACATGAGCGCCACGCCCATGATAAAGCCTTGCCCCGTTTTACCGGTTGGTGGGGGCACAACAAAGCTACCCGCTTTGGTATGCGCGATGATTTTGATCCTATTCCGGGGGTAGAGGCTTGGCAACTGAGTAATCCTCCAATTCTTTCATTGGCGGCCATCAAAGCTTCTTTGGAAGTGTTTGCTGAAGCTGGAATGAACAATCTTCGTCAGAAATCATTAGCCCTCACTGGTTACATGGAATACCTGGTCGATCAGTTGCCGGGAGATAAAATAAGTATTATTACCCCGCGTGACCCGGCCAAGCGCGGATGTCAGCTTTCTATTCAGGTTCGGGATGCCGATAAAAGCCTGTTTAAAGCAGTCAGCGAAGCTGGCGTCATTGCTGATTGGCGCGAGCCCGATGTGATAAGGGTAGCTCCGGTGCCGCTTTACAATACCTTTACGGAGGTCTACGATTTTGTGAAAATTTTGGGAGAGAAAATGCAAGCCTAATTTATGAGTAAGAAAGAGCATAAAGTAATCATTATCGGTGCTGGCCTTTGTGGTACACTGTTGGGTATCCGCCTGGTACAGAAGGGGTATTCCGTTGAGCTTTACGAAAAACGTACTGATCTGCGATTAACTACGGAAGAAGGCGGTAGGTCCATTAATCTGGCTTTGTCGCACCGTGGCTTGATGGCGCTGGAAACTGCGGGGATGAAGGAAGAAGTTTTTAAACACTGCATCCCCATGCGCGGGCGAATGATTCATTCTCTGGGTCAGGCCCCCCGTTTTAGTAGCTACAGTGGTCGCGATGATGAGTACATCAATTCTGTATCCCGCAGTGGGCTCAACCGGCTCTTGTTGGAGAAAGCCGATACCTACGATGATTTGCAGATTTTCTTCGAACATTCCTGTACCAGTGTAGACATTGAGAATGCCACAGCCACCTTCCAACGACCTGATGGGGCTTTAGTGAAAGTTGAGGGTTCCGTCTTGATTGGTACGGATGGCGCAGGATCGGTCGTACGCCGGGCGATGATGAGTCGGTCTTCTCGTTTACTGTTTAATTTTTCGCAACACTTCCTGCGCAGTGGCTACAAAGAACTTACCATTCCTCCTGCACCGGGTGGAGGCTACCGGATCGACAAAAATGCACTGCATATTTGGCCACGAGGCGCCTTCATGACGATTGCCCTACCCAACCTCGATGGGAGTTTTACCGTAACCATGTTTCATCCTTATGAGGGAGAAGCAGGGTTTAATACCCTTGATACTTCGGCAAAAGTGAAGAGTTTCTTTGAGCAACATTACCCGAGTTTGTTGCCTCACCTGATTGGTCTGGAAGAGGATTATTTTGATAACCCAGTAGGTACACTGGGAACCATCAAGTGCTCTCCCTGGCAGGCTTATGGTAAGACCCTGATCATGGGGGATGCCGCCCACGCCATTGTTCCCTTCTACGGACAGGGCATGAATGCCGCCTTCGAAGATGTAAGGATTTTCATGGAGACCCTGGAGCGATACGGCGAGGATTGGCCTGCCACGTTTACGGCATTTTCCGAAGAGCGACCTGTCAATAGTGACGCCATCGCCGACCTGGCCATTGATAACTTTCACGAAATGCAGGACAAGGTAGACGATGAAGATTTTATCAAAAAACGTCGTCTGGAGATGGCCCTTGAAGATCATTTTCCTGATTATTACTCGAAATATTCCCTGGTGACCTTCAAGCCGGAGTTATCTTACGCCGAAGCGATGGTGAAAGGCCGTCGGCAAGATGAGTTTTTGCTCAATTTGGTGGCCGATAAGGAAG is a window from the Lewinella sp. LCG006 genome containing:
- a CDS encoding amidohydrolase family protein, yielding MRINGHSHLLPYPEQIPAFMKEKEIFWIDEDRKFMLQKNWKRPVTDSSFFLHEKLEWMARNQIDHAVVLNLSQLYGNGLRMEEMKQVLRWQNDFNARIQADHPDKFSCGFVIHAGFVRSALWEIERCVEELDLRVLCLPTHYLDSTGTWRTIFDPETEPIFELANHYGLAVEIHPYDGEKFIQLENTAWRFHLVWMLAQCADSYHFFTLNGYHIRYPNMRTCFAHGGQLAQINLGRRIQGFDGRPDLFEGKAHPRKAVGHPNIFFDTLVHDTLSLDLMIKRNKGADQIMVGLDDPYPLGEMESTPQSSYPGKLLDLAVAEGIITSEQQQEMWEANVLRWLGADKNEAMMNRIKGSQAMPA
- a CDS encoding 3-hydroxyanthranilate 3,4-dioxygenase, encoding MSKLLPKFNFKEWIEENRHLLKPPVGNKAVWANGEYIVMVVGGPNARKDYHLNATPEFFYQVEGDITLKVIDEGVPKDIHIREGEIYLLPSNIPHSPQRGPNTVGLVIEQQRPEGTDDGLAWFCENCGNELYREAFTLENIETDMPVIFDRYYSNLDLRTCDNCGTVMEPPTKKTA
- the kynU gene encoding kynureninase; protein product: MTYQTTREYAQTQDEKDPLCGFRQRFHLPHQNNGEPFIYLCGNSLGLQPKTTKAAIEQELLDWQNLGVEGHLHAQNPWLPYHEFLTEKMAEIVGAKPIEVVMMNTLTVNLHLMMVSFYRPQGKRTKILMEADAFPSDRYAISSQLKFHGYDPSEHLLELKARAGEVLVREEDIAKILEEQGAEIALVLLGNTNYYTGQFFDMPEITKLAHAQGCMVGFDCAHGAGNVPLELHASGADFAVWCSYKYLNSGPGSVSGCFVHERHAHDKALPRFTGWWGHNKATRFGMRDDFDPIPGVEAWQLSNPPILSLAAIKASLEVFAEAGMNNLRQKSLALTGYMEYLVDQLPGDKISIITPRDPAKRGCQLSIQVRDADKSLFKAVSEAGVIADWREPDVIRVAPVPLYNTFTEVYDFVKILGEKMQA
- a CDS encoding FAD-dependent oxidoreductase; its protein translation is MSKKEHKVIIIGAGLCGTLLGIRLVQKGYSVELYEKRTDLRLTTEEGGRSINLALSHRGLMALETAGMKEEVFKHCIPMRGRMIHSLGQAPRFSSYSGRDDEYINSVSRSGLNRLLLEKADTYDDLQIFFEHSCTSVDIENATATFQRPDGALVKVEGSVLIGTDGAGSVVRRAMMSRSSRLLFNFSQHFLRSGYKELTIPPAPGGGYRIDKNALHIWPRGAFMTIALPNLDGSFTVTMFHPYEGEAGFNTLDTSAKVKSFFEQHYPSLLPHLIGLEEDYFDNPVGTLGTIKCSPWQAYGKTLIMGDAAHAIVPFYGQGMNAAFEDVRIFMETLERYGEDWPATFTAFSEERPVNSDAIADLAIDNFHEMQDKVDDEDFIKKRRLEMALEDHFPDYYSKYSLVTFKPELSYAEAMVKGRRQDEFLLNLVADKEVEELDLEEVLRGVQGL
- a CDS encoding aldehyde dehydrogenase; its protein translation is MKRLANFINGQYQAPVGGAYLPVFEPAKGAVYAEAPDSDEQDVALAMAAAKAAQPQWAGTSIDERYRILHNIALGIEKRAEELAAAESRDNGKPVWLAQEVDIPRASANFRFFAQAITQFASQAHDNGPGGFNYTLRGPLGVVVCISPWNLPLYLFSWKIAPALAAGNAVVAKPSEVTPLTAYLLGEICQEAGLPPGVLNILHGYGHRLGTALTSHPQVKAISFTGSTRTGAEIARVAAPLFKKLSLELGGKNPNLIFADCDYDKMLRTTVRSSFANQGQICLCGSRIFVEASLYDQFKADFVEKVKALKVGAPTAADTKVGAVVSQAHYEKILSYIQLAQEEGGRILCGGAPVQLDGEYANGWYIAPTVIEGLAHDCRTNQEEIFGPVVTIMPFETEEEVLQYANSTEYGLAATIWTQKLDRAHKLARELEAGIVWINTWLKRDLRTPFGGVKNSGVGREGGFEALRFFTEPKNVCLDFE